Proteins found in one Campylobacter lari genomic segment:
- a CDS encoding primosomal protein N': MNFYQLAIKGYYLDTLTYESEEEFEILDEVIVDLARKKNLKAIILQKCSKPDFKTQAIKEKTGFKLTQYQYELAQFIAYYYASKIAFVLGMFEGIKEYKNEKIHIEKAPGLSKNQQEALEFIKTKQISLLFGDTGSGKTEIYISLIKEYLEQGKQVLLLMPEIALTPQMQKRLKVYFGEHFFLWHSKITKKKKQECLQDLANSKALLVAGARSALFLPFKNLGLIIIDEEHDNSYKASNNPKINARDLALFIAKKMHIKVLLGSATPSVVSFYKHPCFRLKGTFFESKKQFLYDESELSISSKLLLELKISLRNKKQSVVFLPTRANFRQILCKECANTIKCPFCSIALSLHKNKNALKCHYCNFTKEIDQTCPTCNGVMLEAKKMGTAELCELLEKELAEFNPIVKRFDSDEISSVKKLDMILKDFNQEKIDILVGTSMLAKGHDYHNVDLSVILGLDEYLFRPNFKALEETLALAMQVAGRAGRKGEGRVLLQTKNRSFFEKYIQDYDSFLKDELNARNELYPPFKRLLRLIVEDEDKNKALNLCEFIANKVQELKQVQLVGHGTCGIEMLNKKWRFYVLLRANTHQDLVKFEHFALNFKNITCDIDPVDFS; this comes from the coding sequence TTGAATTTTTATCAACTTGCTATTAAAGGGTATTATTTGGATACCTTAACCTATGAAAGTGAGGAAGAATTTGAGATTTTAGATGAGGTAATAGTTGATCTTGCAAGGAAAAAAAATCTCAAAGCTATAATCTTACAAAAATGTTCAAAGCCTGATTTTAAAACCCAAGCTATAAAAGAAAAAACAGGTTTTAAACTAACACAATACCAATACGAACTTGCTCAATTTATTGCTTATTATTATGCTAGTAAAATAGCTTTTGTTTTGGGTATGTTTGAAGGCATTAAAGAGTATAAAAATGAAAAAATTCATATAGAAAAAGCACCTGGTTTAAGTAAAAATCAACAAGAGGCTTTAGAATTTATAAAAACCAAACAAATTAGTTTGCTATTTGGTGATACAGGAAGTGGCAAAACTGAAATTTATATTAGCCTTATAAAAGAATATCTAGAGCAAGGAAAGCAAGTTTTGCTTTTAATGCCAGAAATCGCTCTAACTCCGCAAATGCAAAAAAGATTAAAAGTGTATTTTGGCGAGCATTTTTTCTTGTGGCATTCTAAAATTACTAAGAAAAAAAAGCAAGAATGCTTGCAAGATTTAGCAAATTCAAAAGCTCTTTTAGTAGCGGGAGCTAGATCAGCTTTATTTTTACCTTTTAAGAATTTGGGTTTGATTATTATTGATGAAGAGCATGATAATTCTTATAAAGCTTCCAATAACCCAAAAATTAATGCTAGAGATTTAGCTTTATTTATAGCAAAAAAAATGCATATAAAAGTTCTTTTAGGTTCAGCTACTCCAAGTGTTGTAAGTTTTTACAAACATCCTTGTTTTAGGCTTAAAGGGACCTTTTTTGAAAGCAAAAAGCAGTTTTTATATGATGAGAGTGAGCTTAGTATTTCATCAAAATTACTTTTAGAATTAAAAATTAGTTTAAGAAATAAAAAGCAATCCGTGGTATTTTTACCTACAAGGGCAAATTTTAGACAAATTTTATGTAAAGAATGTGCTAATACCATCAAATGTCCTTTTTGTTCTATTGCTTTGAGTTTACATAAAAATAAAAATGCATTAAAATGCCATTATTGTAATTTTACTAAAGAAATCGATCAAACCTGCCCAACTTGCAATGGAGTTATGCTTGAAGCTAAAAAAATGGGTACAGCAGAGCTTTGTGAACTTTTAGAAAAAGAATTGGCTGAGTTTAATCCTATCGTAAAAAGATTTGATAGCGATGAGATTAGCAGTGTAAAAAAGCTTGATATGATTTTAAAAGATTTTAATCAAGAAAAAATTGATATTTTAGTAGGTACTTCTATGCTTGCTAAAGGTCATGATTATCACAATGTGGATTTGAGTGTGATTTTGGGGCTTGATGAGTATTTATTTAGACCTAATTTTAAAGCTTTAGAAGAGACTTTGGCTCTTGCTATGCAAGTAGCAGGTCGTGCAGGTCGCAAGGGTGAGGGTAGGGTGCTTTTGCAAACTAAGAATAGATCTTTTTTTGAAAAATATATACAAGATTATGATAGTTTTTTAAAAGATGAATTAAATGCTAGAAACGAGCTTTATCCCCCATTTAAAAGACTTTTAAGACTAATTGTTGAAGATGAGGATAAAAACAAAGCTTTAAATTTGTGTGAATTTATAGCTAATAAAGTTCAAGAATTAAAACAAGTGCAATTAGTAGGCCATGGTACTTGTGGCATTGAAATGCTAAATAAAAAATGGCGTTTTTATGTATTATTACGTGCTAATACCCATCAAGATCTTGTGAAATTTGAGCATTTTGCTTTAAACTTTAAAAATATTACTTGTGATATAGATCCAGTTGATTTTAGTTGA
- the uvrB gene encoding excinuclease ABC subunit UvrB encodes MFELTSDFKPSPDQKQAIDGIVKSIQAGNKYQTLLGVTGSGKTFTMANIIKNLNMPTLIMSHNKSLCAQLYSEFKGFFANNHVEYFISYYDYYQPEAYIPRTDVFIEKDSSTNEDLERLRLSASASLLSYDDVICIASVSANYGLGNPSEYVGMVLILELNMQISQKELLKKLVDMGYKRNDNFFDRADFRVNGDIVDIYPAYYEDEAIRLEFFGDELEAMYHYNVLENKKGKDLKKFILYPTSQFSVGETRLKEAIKGIKAELNERLAYFENENKLVEAQRLKQRVEFDLEMLQSTGMCKGVENYALHLTGLKSGDTPYTLFDYFAIKNQDFLVIVDESHVSLPQFRGMFAGDRSRKQTLVDYGFRLPSALDNRPLMFDEFINKNCKFLFVSATPAPLELELSKKNIFYQIMRPTGLLDPKIEVKDSDNQVEILYDEAKKVIERNERVLITVLTKKMAEELSKYYLELGLKVKYMHSEIDAIERNEIIRGLRSGAFDILIGINLLREGLDLPEVSLIAIMDADKEGFLRSTTALIQTMGRAARNVNGKVLLFAKKITKSMQEAIDTTNERRVLQESYNKRYNITPTSAKRNIEESLKQDLEQGEIYRKGKELEKIPAKERAKIVKELRKQMLEAAKNLEFEKAAMLRDEINKLRIL; translated from the coding sequence ATGTTTGAACTTACTAGTGATTTTAAGCCAAGTCCTGATCAAAAACAAGCCATTGATGGTATAGTAAAAAGCATTCAAGCAGGCAATAAATACCAAACCTTGCTAGGTGTTACAGGTAGTGGAAAAACTTTCACTATGGCAAATATCATTAAAAACTTAAACATGCCCACTCTTATCATGAGTCACAATAAAAGCTTATGCGCGCAACTTTATAGCGAATTTAAAGGTTTTTTTGCAAATAATCATGTGGAGTATTTTATAAGCTACTATGATTATTATCAACCAGAAGCTTATATACCAAGAACGGATGTTTTTATAGAAAAAGATAGCTCTACTAATGAAGATTTAGAAAGATTAAGACTAAGCGCAAGTGCTTCGCTTTTAAGTTATGATGATGTTATTTGCATAGCTAGTGTTTCGGCAAATTATGGTTTGGGAAATCCAAGTGAGTATGTAGGTATGGTTTTAATTTTAGAGCTAAATATGCAAATTTCACAAAAAGAACTTTTAAAAAAACTTGTGGATATGGGATATAAACGCAATGATAATTTCTTTGATAGAGCTGATTTTAGAGTAAATGGAGATATAGTAGATATATATCCGGCTTATTATGAGGATGAAGCTATTAGACTTGAGTTTTTTGGCGATGAGCTTGAGGCGATGTATCATTATAATGTCTTAGAAAATAAAAAAGGTAAAGACTTAAAAAAATTCATACTTTACCCAACCAGTCAATTTAGTGTAGGTGAGACTAGGCTTAAAGAAGCTATTAAAGGCATAAAAGCTGAATTAAATGAACGCCTTGCTTATTTTGAAAATGAAAATAAACTCGTAGAAGCACAAAGGTTAAAACAAAGAGTAGAATTTGACCTTGAAATGCTTCAAAGCACTGGCATGTGTAAAGGAGTTGAAAATTACGCTTTGCATTTAACAGGACTTAAAAGCGGTGATACGCCTTATACTCTTTTTGATTATTTTGCCATTAAAAACCAAGATTTTTTAGTCATTGTAGATGAATCCCATGTATCTTTACCGCAATTTCGTGGAATGTTTGCAGGAGATAGAAGTAGAAAACAAACTTTAGTTGATTATGGTTTTCGCTTGCCAAGCGCCTTAGATAACAGACCTTTGATGTTTGATGAATTTATTAATAAAAATTGCAAATTTTTATTTGTTTCAGCCACGCCTGCACCTTTGGAACTAGAATTAAGCAAAAAAAACATTTTTTATCAAATTATGCGCCCAACAGGACTTTTAGATCCTAAAATAGAAGTCAAAGATAGTGATAATCAAGTTGAAATTTTATATGATGAAGCTAAAAAAGTTATAGAACGTAACGAAAGAGTTTTAATCACTGTTCTAACCAAAAAAATGGCTGAAGAGCTTAGTAAATACTACTTAGAGCTTGGCTTAAAAGTAAAATACATGCATTCAGAAATTGACGCAATTGAGCGTAATGAAATCATCCGTGGTTTAAGAAGTGGTGCTTTTGATATTTTAATAGGTATTAATCTTTTAAGAGAAGGGCTTGATTTACCTGAAGTTTCTCTCATAGCAATTATGGACGCAGACAAAGAAGGTTTTTTAAGAAGCACCACTGCGCTCATTCAAACCATGGGACGTGCGGCTAGAAATGTAAATGGCAAAGTATTGCTTTTTGCCAAAAAAATTACAAAATCTATGCAAGAAGCCATTGATACTACCAACGAAAGAAGAGTCTTGCAAGAATCTTATAATAAAAGATATAATATCACGCCAACTTCAGCAAAAAGGAATATAGAAGAGAGTTTAAAACAAGATCTTGAGCAAGGAGAAATTTATCGCAAAGGCAAAGAACTTGAAAAAATTCCTGCGAAAGAACGCGCTAAAATAGTAAAAGAACTAAGAAAACAAATGCTAGAAGCAGCTAAAAATCTTGAATTTGAAAAAGCAGCAATGCTTAGAGACGAGATTAATAAACTAAGAATTTTATAG
- a CDS encoding alpha-ketoglutarate reductase / D-3-phosphoglycerate dehydrogenase, protein MKKIIVCDAILDKGVELLRKADDVELIEAAHLSKDDLLTKLSDVDVAITRSSTDVDLKFINACSNLKALVRAGVGVDNVDIDECSKKGIIVMNVPTANTIAAVELTMNHLLCSARSFVNAHNFLKIQRRWEREKWYGVELMNKTLGVIGFGNIGSRVAVRAKAFGMKVIAYDPYVVASKMTDLGIECVNSLDVILTQSDFITIHTPKTKETTDMISFEEISKMKDGVRLINCARGGLYNEDALCEGLKSGKIAWLGIDVFNKEPAINHPFLDFENVSVTSHLGANTLESQENIAIQACEQALNAVRGISYPNALNLPIKTEDLPSFVEPYIELISKMGFLAAQLDKTPIKAIRLESEGQIGEYNESLLTFATVSVLRGILGENINYINAHFVAKDKGVELSSCILPSSGYSNKITIKVITDNSNLSISGTIFGENEQRIVELNGFDVDFKPKGKMIILNNNDIPGVIANVSGILAKNNVNIADFRLGRNGFGKALAVILLDTKISKALLEELRAVEACIFAEYAEI, encoded by the coding sequence ATGAAAAAAATTATTGTATGTGATGCAATATTAGACAAAGGCGTGGAGCTTTTAAGAAAAGCTGATGATGTAGAACTTATTGAAGCGGCACATTTATCTAAAGATGATCTTTTAACAAAATTAAGTGATGTAGATGTAGCTATTACTAGAAGTTCAACGGATGTGGATTTGAAATTTATCAATGCATGTTCTAATTTAAAAGCTTTAGTTAGAGCAGGCGTTGGAGTTGATAATGTTGATATAGATGAATGCTCTAAAAAAGGTATTATAGTGATGAATGTGCCAACGGCTAATACTATAGCAGCAGTCGAACTTACTATGAATCATCTATTATGCTCTGCAAGATCTTTTGTAAATGCTCATAATTTTTTAAAGATACAAAGAAGATGGGAAAGAGAAAAGTGGTATGGTGTTGAACTTATGAACAAAACTTTAGGGGTTATAGGTTTTGGTAATATAGGTTCAAGAGTAGCTGTACGCGCAAAAGCTTTTGGTATGAAAGTTATTGCTTATGATCCTTATGTGGTAGCTTCTAAAATGACTGATTTAGGTATTGAATGTGTAAATTCTTTAGATGTAATCTTAACTCAAAGTGATTTTATTACTATACATACACCAAAAACAAAAGAAACAACAGATATGATTTCTTTTGAAGAAATTTCTAAAATGAAAGATGGTGTAAGATTGATAAATTGTGCTAGAGGCGGTCTTTATAATGAAGATGCTTTGTGTGAGGGGTTAAAAAGTGGTAAAATAGCTTGGCTTGGTATAGATGTATTTAATAAAGAACCCGCAATTAATCATCCATTTTTAGACTTTGAAAATGTTTCTGTTACTTCTCATCTTGGTGCAAATACTTTAGAAAGTCAAGAAAATATAGCTATCCAAGCATGCGAGCAAGCTTTAAATGCTGTAAGAGGAATTTCTTATCCAAATGCTTTAAATTTACCGATTAAAACTGAAGATTTACCAAGTTTTGTAGAGCCTTATATAGAGCTTATTTCAAAAATGGGTTTTTTGGCTGCTCAGCTTGATAAAACCCCTATTAAGGCTATTAGACTTGAAAGTGAAGGGCAAATTGGTGAGTATAATGAATCTTTGCTAACTTTTGCAACAGTGAGTGTTTTAAGAGGAATTTTAGGTGAAAATATTAATTATATTAACGCACATTTTGTAGCTAAAGACAAAGGTGTTGAGCTTTCTTCTTGTATTTTACCAAGTAGTGGCTATAGTAATAAAATTACCATAAAAGTAATTACTGATAACTCTAATCTTTCTATTTCAGGAACTATTTTTGGTGAAAATGAGCAAAGAATAGTGGAATTAAATGGTTTTGATGTAGATTTTAAGCCTAAAGGTAAGATGATTATTTTAAATAATAATGATATACCAGGGGTTATAGCTAATGTTAGTGGAATTTTGGCTAAAAATAATGTCAATATAGCTGATTTTAGACTCGGTAGAAATGGTTTTGGAAAAGCTTTAGCTGTAATTTTGCTTGATACAAAAATTTCAAAAGCTTTGCTTGAAGAATTAAGAGCAGTTGAAGCTTGTATTTTTGCAGAATATGCAGAAATTTAA
- a CDS encoding LTA synthase family protein has translation MRGGVYRLYSVISSVYITFIAIISVIFSFAKYYYYELYNDKFNIFLFSIKNDNISTILDIIYNDYPVLKILLLALFISLCCVFLNLKILYYKTTKNNYKIHTLLFLNIILIFIYILALRGPFKHVAINVQNYSFSEFKVVNDIMLNPIMAFAWAHKQYKEEQKIPSIDDNTAKEIQSKLFPYMDISQNNPIADTIKPSIFLNIMESFGLEINEYSSKEINFLGELKQHFEEDFLFERFLPSSNGTIPSLTNLLFISPFSNISTSKFQTIKLPLTPIEIYKKAGYKVIFISAGNGSWQNIKEYLKTQGVDEIIDENSIINSYPQAKTTQNGYGIADEFLYKKAYEILQDNPHKTLIIALTISNHPPYLDYNIKINHDQIPNELLKLLPYNHKKQLAILKAYIYANNEFGKFLSKIKQSKLKDKIIIAATGDHRTRDLKNNLYNTKAFSYGVPFYLYIPKALQYNINYNKNRVGSHKDVFPTLYNISLNKIKYISMGGRNMLGLTENEKLEFGINDVLWIDNQGVYTANKGYFFESNTSIKNTNQEIILDKYHKKFQELYYKLNWWQLNKRLNN, from the coding sequence TTGCGGGGGGGGGTATATAGACTATATAGCGTTATCTCAAGTGTTTATATAACATTTATAGCTATTATAAGTGTTATTTTTTCTTTTGCAAAATATTACTACTATGAACTTTATAATGACAAATTTAATATTTTTTTATTTAGTATAAAAAATGATAATATTAGTACTATTTTAGATATTATCTATAATGATTACCCTGTCTTAAAAATTTTACTTTTAGCTTTATTTATTTCTCTATGTTGTGTATTTTTAAATTTAAAAATTTTATATTATAAAACCACCAAAAACAACTATAAAATTCATACTTTATTATTTTTAAATATCATTTTAATTTTTATATACATTTTAGCTCTTAGAGGACCATTTAAACATGTTGCTATTAATGTTCAAAATTATTCTTTTAGTGAATTCAAAGTTGTAAATGATATTATGCTAAATCCTATAATGGCTTTTGCTTGGGCTCATAAACAATACAAAGAAGAACAAAAAATACCCTCAATTGACGATAACACTGCAAAAGAAATTCAAAGCAAATTGTTTCCATATATGGACATAAGTCAAAATAATCCTATAGCAGATACTATAAAACCGAGTATCTTTTTAAATATAATGGAAAGTTTTGGTTTAGAAATTAATGAGTATAGTTCTAAAGAAATAAACTTTTTAGGTGAATTAAAACAACATTTTGAGGAAGATTTTTTATTTGAGAGATTTTTACCATCAAGCAATGGAACTATACCTAGTTTGACAAATTTATTATTTATAAGTCCATTTTCAAATATTTCAACTAGTAAATTTCAAACAATAAAACTGCCTCTTACTCCTATTGAAATTTATAAAAAAGCGGGTTATAAAGTTATTTTTATAAGTGCAGGAAATGGATCTTGGCAAAATATAAAAGAGTATTTAAAAACACAAGGAGTAGATGAAATTATAGATGAAAACAGCATAATTAATTCTTATCCTCAAGCCAAAACAACACAAAATGGCTATGGAATAGCTGATGAATTTTTATATAAAAAAGCATATGAGATATTACAAGATAATCCCCATAAAACATTAATCATTGCCCTAACAATATCAAATCATCCACCATATTTAGATTATAATATAAAAATCAATCACGATCAAATACCAAATGAGCTATTAAAACTTCTTCCATATAATCATAAAAAACAACTAGCTATATTAAAAGCATATATTTATGCAAACAATGAATTTGGAAAATTTTTAAGCAAAATAAAACAAAGTAAGTTAAAAGATAAAATCATTATAGCCGCTACAGGAGATCATAGGACAAGAGATTTAAAAAATAACCTATATAATACAAAAGCCTTTTCTTATGGTGTTCCTTTTTATTTATATATCCCAAAAGCACTACAATACAATATTAATTATAATAAAAATAGAGTAGGATCACATAAAGATGTATTTCCAACCTTATACAACATAAGCCTTAATAAGATAAAATACATTAGCATGGGTGGAAGAAATATGTTAGGCTTAACCGAAAATGAAAAACTAGAATTTGGAATAAACGATGTATTATGGATTGATAATCAAGGTGTATATACTGCAAACAAGGGATATTTTTTCGAAAGTAACACTTCAATCAAAAACACAAATCAAGAAATTATTTTAGATAAATACCACAAAAAATTTCAAGAATTATATTATAAGTTAAACTGGTGGCAACTTAATAAAAGATTAAACAATTAA
- the ispG gene encoding flavodoxin-dependent (E)-4-hydroxy-3-methylbut-2-enyl-diphosphate synthase yields MGYQRYKTRQIKVGNVLIGGDAPISVQSMLFTKTRDIEGCLEQLNRLYFAGANIVRLACLDMADARALKEIKAKSPLPLIVDIHFNHKLAVFCAEFIDGVRINPGNIGSKENIKEVVQACKQRKIPIRIGVNHGSIEKQFSDKYGYNIEAMLKSALYNIKLLEDLDFFDIKISMKTSDVQNTIKAYEALRPLCDYPFHLGVTEAGTKFHSTVKSSIALGNLLLKGIGDTMRVSMTGELEEEIKVARAILQDSGVQKSGVNIISCPTCGRIQSDLIKAIKIVEEKTKHIKEPLNISVMGCVVNALGEAKGADVAIAFGKNQGLVIRHGEVVAKLKEDELVDRFLLEVEDEVKLRKKD; encoded by the coding sequence ATGGGATATCAAAGATACAAAACAAGACAAATAAAAGTGGGTAATGTTTTAATAGGTGGTGATGCTCCTATTTCGGTACAATCTATGCTTTTTACTAAAACAAGAGATATTGAAGGTTGTTTAGAGCAGCTTAACAGACTTTATTTTGCTGGTGCAAATATAGTGCGTTTAGCCTGTTTGGATATGGCAGATGCAAGGGCTTTAAAAGAAATTAAAGCAAAAAGCCCCTTACCTTTAATAGTGGATATACATTTTAATCATAAATTAGCAGTTTTTTGTGCTGAATTTATCGATGGGGTGAGAATTAATCCAGGAAATATAGGATCAAAAGAAAATATCAAAGAAGTGGTGCAAGCTTGTAAACAAAGAAAAATTCCTATTAGAATAGGGGTAAATCATGGTTCTATAGAAAAGCAATTTAGCGATAAATATGGTTATAATATAGAAGCTATGCTCAAGAGCGCTTTATATAATATAAAATTACTAGAAGATTTAGACTTTTTTGATATTAAAATCTCTATGAAAACTTCAGATGTGCAAAATACCATAAAAGCTTATGAAGCTCTAAGACCACTTTGTGATTATCCGTTTCATTTAGGGGTTACTGAGGCAGGAACTAAATTCCACAGTACGGTTAAAAGCTCGATTGCCTTGGGAAATTTGCTTTTAAAAGGTATAGGCGATACAATGAGAGTTTCTATGACAGGGGAGCTTGAAGAAGAGATTAAAGTAGCAAGGGCTATTTTACAAGATAGTGGAGTGCAAAAAAGCGGGGTTAATATCATCTCATGTCCAACTTGTGGAAGAATTCAAAGTGATTTGATTAAAGCGATTAAAATAGTAGAAGAAAAAACTAAGCATATAAAAGAGCCATTAAATATAAGTGTTATGGGTTGTGTTGTAAATGCCTTGGGCGAGGCTAAGGGTGCTGATGTGGCGATTGCTTTTGGAAAAAATCAAGGTTTAGTTATAAGACATGGCGAAGTAGTGGCAAAATTAAAAGAAGATGAGCTTGTGGATAGATTTTTACTTGAAGTAGAAGATGAAGTAAAACTTAGAAAAAAAGATTAA
- a CDS encoding type II secretion system protein encodes MQIKKAFTLIELVFCMMIIAILSVIAYPYFSFGKNDAKLIQVKSEVELINASLSLLRNQFLFKESKDFPSILDEALINSENQKLFVCSNSQNHKNTKQCIYSVLEKPIISSKKSWMKIANTQYRFFINTKNYIDFSYNSEKVFLECVSLNCKDYGF; translated from the coding sequence ATGCAAATAAAAAAAGCTTTTACTTTAATAGAGCTTGTTTTTTGTATGATGATTATTGCTATTCTTAGTGTAATTGCTTATCCGTATTTTTCTTTTGGAAAAAATGATGCTAAACTCATTCAAGTAAAAAGCGAGGTGGAGCTTATCAATGCTTCTTTGTCTTTACTTAGAAATCAGTTTTTGTTTAAAGAAAGTAAGGATTTTCCATCAATTTTAGATGAAGCTTTGATAAATAGTGAAAATCAAAAATTATTTGTATGTTCTAATTCTCAAAATCATAAAAATACAAAACAATGTATCTACAGTGTTTTAGAAAAACCAATCATTTCATCTAAAAAATCATGGATGAAAATAGCAAACACTCAATATAGATTTTTCATAAATACTAAAAATTACATAGATTTTTCTTATAATAGTGAAAAAGTTTTTTTAGAATGTGTGAGTTTAAATTGTAAGGATTATGGGTTTTGA
- the efp gene encoding elongation factor P → MASYGMGDLKKGLKIEIDGIPFKIVEYQHVKPGKGPAFVRIKIKSFIDGKVLEKTFHAGDKCESPNLEEKQMQYLYDDGENCQFMDTQTYEQVAISDEDVGEAKKWMLDGTMVDVLFHNGKAIGVEVPQVMELKIIETAPNFKGDTQGSNKKPATLETGAVVQIPFHVLEGEVIRVDTVRGEYIERANK, encoded by the coding sequence ATGGCTTCTTATGGAATGGGAGATCTAAAAAAAGGTTTAAAGATAGAAATTGATGGTATTCCTTTTAAAATTGTAGAATATCAACATGTAAAACCAGGAAAAGGTCCTGCTTTTGTGCGTATTAAAATTAAATCTTTTATTGATGGTAAGGTTTTGGAAAAAACTTTCCATGCAGGAGATAAATGCGAATCTCCAAATTTAGAAGAAAAACAAATGCAATATCTGTATGATGATGGTGAAAATTGTCAATTTATGGATACTCAAACTTACGAGCAAGTTGCAATTAGTGATGAAGATGTGGGTGAAGCTAAAAAATGGATGCTTGATGGAACTATGGTAGATGTTTTATTCCATAATGGAAAAGCAATTGGTGTGGAAGTACCTCAAGTAATGGAGCTAAAAATCATCGAAACAGCACCAAATTTCAAAGGTGATACTCAAGGGTCGAATAAAAAACCAGCTACTTTGGAAACAGGTGCAGTAGTACAAATTCCTTTCCATGTATTAGAAGGAGAGGTAATCCGTGTTGATACTGTACGCGGTGAATATATAGAAAGAGCAAACAAATAA